One Panicum virgatum strain AP13 chromosome 9K, P.virgatum_v5, whole genome shotgun sequence genomic region harbors:
- the LOC120647277 gene encoding heavy metal-associated isoprenylated plant protein 6-like, with protein sequence MGAGNGGDGGAEEAAAAPEPVVLKMELHCAGCAHKVKKAIKRVPGVESIIADAAANRVVVSGTADAAALKARLEAKTKKAVEIISAGSGAKRPAPAAEPKDAGAGEKKADKDASPKEEKEKKQPPEEKKPKEETVLLKIRLHCDGCADRIRRRIYKIKGVKDVVLDSNAKDEVKVRGTMDIPAMLSYLKEKLNRDVEAVAPAKKDGGEGKNDKKDKGGDGDKNKGAAAAPSGDDKKGKGKGIEVAAAGPSTAAAAALMAAPAGPSTYHVAPPQGYVAYQQGPPPPAGYGYYPPPYPYYGNADGMGHANPSAAATYYHQPEASQHQTYPPYPYHFDMAPAPQLFSDENPNSCSVM encoded by the exons ATGGGTGCCGGCAACGGAGGAGAtggcggcgccgaggaggccgcAGCGGCGCCGGAGCCCGTCGTGCTGAAGATGGAGCTGCATTGCGCCGGCTGCGCGCACAAGGTCAAGAAGGCCATCAAGCGCGTGCCTG GTGTGGAGTCGATCAtagcggacgcggcggcgaacAGGGTCGTCGTGTCGGGGacggccgacgcggcggcgctcaaGGCGCGGCTCGAGGCCAAGACCAAGAAGGCCGTGGAGATCATCtccgccggcagcggcgccaagaggcccgcccccgccgcggagcccaaggacgccggcgccggggagaAGAAGGCGGACAAGGACGCGAGCCccaaggaggagaaggagaagaagcaaccGCCGGAGGAGAAGAAACCCAAAGAG GAGACGGTGCTGCTCAAGATCCGCCTCCACTGCGACGGCTGCGCCGACCGCATCAGACGACGCATCTATAAGATCAAAG gGGTGAAGGATGTGGTGCTCGACAGCAACGCGAAGGACGAGGTGAAGGTCAGGGGCACGATGGACATCCCCGCAATGCTCTCCTACCTCAAGGAGAAGCTCAACCGCGACGTCGAGGCCGTGGCGCCCGCCAagaaggacggcggcgagggcaaGAACGACAAGAAGGAcaaaggcggcgacggcgacaagaacaagggcgcggccgcggccccgagcggcgacgacaagaagggcaagggcaagggcatcgaggtggcggcggcgggtccgtccacggcggccgccgcggcgttaatggcggcgccggcggggccgaGCACGTACCACGTGGCGCCGCCGCAGGGCTACGTGGCGTACCAGCAGggcccgccgccacccgccggcTACGGCTACTACCCGCCGCCGTACCCCTACTACGGCAATGCCGATGGCATGGGTCACGCcaaccccagcgccgccgccacctactACCACCAGCCCGAGGCCAGCCAGCACCAGACGTACCCGCCGTACCCCTACCACTTCGacatggcgccggcgccgcagctCTTCAGCGACGAGAACCCCAACTCCTGTTCCGTCATGTGA
- the LOC120647278 gene encoding ras-related protein RABF1-like — translation MGCSSSVPARSTGGLNTVNNDTSSATDSKDLRAKLVLLGDSGVGKSCIVLRFVRGQFDPTSKVTVGASFLSQTLALEDSTIVKFEIWDTAGQERYAALAPLYYRGAAAAIVVYDITSPESFNKAQYWVKELQKHGSPGIVMVLVGNKADLHENRSVSSQDAQEYTEKNNMFFIETSAKTADNINQLFEEIAKRLPRPTTS, via the exons ATGGGTTGCTCCTCCTCCGTGCCAG CTAGAAGTACAGGAGGGCTGAACACTGTCAACAACGATACCTCTTCTGCCACTGATTCAAAGGACTTGCGTGCTAAG TTGGTATTGCTGGGAGACTCAGGTGTTGGCAAAAGCTGCATTGTTCTTCGCTTTGTTCGTGGTCAGTTCGATCCTACTTCCAAG GTAACTGTTGGTGCATCCTTTTTGTCACAAACATTGGCATTGGAAGACTCAACAATagtgaaatttgaaatttgggATACTGCTGGCCAAGAGAG GTATGCTGCCTTGGCACCACTTTACTACAGAGGAGCTGCTGCTGCAATTGTTGTTTATGATATAACTAGTCCAGAATCATTTAACAAAGCACAGTACTGGGTAAAG GAACTTCAGAAGCATGGTAGTCCTGGTATTGTAATGGTTTTGGTTGGCAATAAGGCTGACCTACATGAGAATCGAAGTGTATCTTCACAG GATGCACAGGAGTACACAGAGAAGAACAATATGTTTTTTATTGAGACGTCAGCAAAGACAGCTGATAATATAAACCAACTGTTTGAG GAAATTGCTAAGAGGTTGCCTAGGCCAACGACGTCCTGA
- the LOC120647279 gene encoding cell division control protein 48 homolog E-like, with protein sequence MASEGEPSSSDPKGKKDYSTAILERKKSPNRLVVDEATNDDNSVVALHPDTMERLQLFRGDTVLLKGKKRKDTICIVLADDTCEEPKIRMNKVVRKNLRVRLGDVVSVHQCPDVKYGKRVHILPIDDTVEGITGNLFDAFLKPYFLEAYRPLRKGDLFLVRGGMRSVEFKSIETDPAEYCIVAPDTEIFCEGEPIKREDEERLDEVGYDDVGGVRKQMAQIRELVELPLRHPQLFKSIGVKPPKGILLYGPPGSGKTLIARAVANETGAFFFLINGPEIMSKLAGESESNLRKAFEEAEKNAPSIIFIDEIDSIAPKREKTHGEVERRIVSQLLTLMDGLKSRAHVIVMGATNRPNSIDPALRRFGRFDREIDIGVPDEVGRLEVLRIHTKNMKLAEDVDLEHIAKDTHGYVGADLAALCTEAALQCIREKMDIIDLEDETIDAEILNSMAVSNDHFKTALGTSNPSALRETVVEVPNVSWDDIGGLENVKRELQETVQYPVEHPEKFEKFGMSPSKGVLFYGPPGCGKTLLAKAIANECQANFISVKGPELLTMWFGESEANVREIFDKARQSAPCVLFFDELDSIATQRGSSVGDAGGAADRVLNQLLTEMDGMNAKKTVFIIGATNRPDIIDPALLRPGRLDQLIYIPLPDDQSRLQIFKACLRKSPVAKDVDLNALAKYTQGFSGADITEICQRACKYAIRENIEKDIERERRRKDSPEAMEEDEVDEIAEIKAAHFEESMKYARRSVSDADIRKYQAFAQTLQQARGFGTEFRFADQPAAAAGPAGAADPFASAVDDDDLYS encoded by the exons ATGGCGAGCGAAGGCGAGCCTTCTTCCTCCGATCC gaaggggaagaaggactactcgacggcgATCCTCGAGAGGAAGAAGTCGCCGAACCGGCTGGTGGTCGACGAGGCCACTAATGACGACAACTCCGTTGTCGCACTGCACCCGGACACCATGGAGCGCCTCCAGCTCTTCCGCGGTGACACTGTCCTGCTTAAG GGCAAGAAGAGAAAGGACACTATCTGCATCGTGCTTGCAGATGACACTTGCGAGGAGCCAAAAATCAGGATGAACAAGGTTGTCAGGAAGAACTTGAGGGTACGACTTGGTGATGTGGTTTCTGTCCATCAATGCCCAGATGTCAAGTATGGGAAGCGTGTACACATACTTCCAATTGATGACACGGTTGAAGGCATTACTGGCAACTTATTTGATGCCTTCCTGAAAC CATACTTCCTTGAAGCCTATCGTCCTTTGAGAAAAGGAGACCTTTTCCTTGTCAGGGGTGGTATGAGAAGTGTAGAATTCAAAAGTATAGAGACTGACCCTGCAGAGTATTGTATCGTTGCACCAGATACAGAGATATTTTGTGAAGGTGAGCCTATTAAGAGGGAGGATGAGGAAAGGCTCGATGAGGTTGGCTATGACGATGTCGGAGGAGTTAGGAAGCAAATGGCCCAAATCAGAGAACTGGTTGAACTTCCACTGCGTCATCCCCAGCTTTTCAAGTCCATTGGTGTGAAGCCACCAAAGGGCATATTGCTGTATGGGCCTCCTGGTTCTGGCAAGACCCTTATTGCTAGAGCTGTAGCTAATGAGACAGGTGCTTTCTTCTTTCTGATCAATGGACCGGAAATCATGTCAAAGCTAGCAGGAGAAAGCGAGAGCAATCTCAGAAAGGCTTTTGAAGAAGCTGAGAAGAATGCACCTTCCATCATTTTCATTGATGAGATAGATTCCATAGCACCTAAGAGAGAGAAGACCCATGGAGAAGTTGAGAGGCGTATTGTTTCACAACTTTTGACTCTTATGGATGGCCTGAAGTCTCGTGCACATGTCATTGTTATGGGTGCCACAAACCGTCCGAACAGTATTGATCCTGCTCTTAGAAGGTTTGGTAGGTTTGACCGTGAGATTGATATTGGTGTTCCGGATGAAGTTGGGCGCCTTGAGGTTCTTCGTATTCACACCAAAAACATGAAGCTTGCTGAAGAT GTTGACTTGGAGCACATTGCAAAGGATACCCATGGTTATGTCGGTGCTGATCTTGCTGCCCTTTGTACTGAGGCTGCTCTTCAGTGCATTCGTGAGAAGATGGATATTATAGATCTTGAGGATGAAACAATAGATGCCGAGATACTCAACTCTATGGCTGTCTCAAATGATCATTTCAAGACTGCACTTGGGACAAGCAACCCGTCTGCTCTGCGTGAAACT GTTGTTGAAGTTCCAAATGTCTCTTGGGATGATATTGGTGGCCTGGAGAACGTCAAGAGGGAGCTCCAGGAG ACTGTTCAATATCCAGTGGAGCATCCAGAGAAATTTGAGAAGTTTGGAATGTCTCCTTCAAAGGGTGTTCTGTTTTACGGCCCTCCTGGCTGTGGAAAGACTTTGTTGGCCAAGGCAATTGCTAATGAATGCCAGGCTAACTTCATCAGTGTGAAGGGACCTGAGCTGCTTACCATGTGGTTTGGTGAGAGTGAGGCCAATGTCCGTGAGATTTTTGACAAGGCCAGGCAGTCTGCTCCATGTGTTCTCTTCTTTGATGAGCTTGACTCCATTGCTACTCAG AGGGGAAGCAGCGTTGGTGATGCTGGAGGTGCTGCTGACAGAGTGTTGAACCAGTTGCTGACTGAGATGGATGGCATGAACGCCAAGAAGACTGTTTTCATCATCGGTGCCACCAACAGGCCAGATATCATTGACCCTGCTTTGCTCAGGCCAGGGCGTCTTGATCAGCTTATCTACATCCCCCTGCCCGATGACCAATCCAGGCTCCAGATCTTCAAAGCCTGCCTCAGGAAGTCTCCTGTGGCTAAGGATGTTGACTTGAACGCTCTTGCCAAGTACACCCAGGGATTCAGTGGTGCAGATATCACTGAGATCTGCCAGCGCGCGTGCAAGTATGCCATCAGGGAGAACATTGAGAAG GACATCGAGAGGGAGAGGCGTAGGAAGGACAGCCCTGAGGCCATGGAGGAAGACGAGGTGGACGAAATTGCTGAGATCAAGGCTGCTCACTTCGAGGAGTCGATGAAGTATGCGCGCCGGAGCGTGAGCGACGCTGACATCCGCAAGTACCAAGCCTTCGCCCAGACGCTCCAGCAGGCTCGCGGGTTCGGCACCGAGTTCCGGTTCGCTGACCaaccagcggcagcggcaggccCCGCTGGCGCGGCCGATCCCTTCGCATCCGCAGTGGACGATGATGACTTATACAGTTAA
- the LOC120647280 gene encoding WD repeat-containing protein 3-like: MVKAYLRYEPALTFGVIASPESNVCYDPSGRLLLAAALDRLAAWDLKRGLPSVSFAPSSSSPSLAVSCIASSPSAAVSSLIASGHADGSIRLWDAETGACEATLHGHRSAASALRFAPSGAVLASGSKDCDVILWDVVAQDGLFRLRGHRDQVTDLVFLDSGKKLVSCSKDKFIRVWDLETQHCLQIVGGHRSEIWSMDVDPSERFLVSGSADPEMRVFRIRQSVQEGEDWSKWDVLKLFGEILRQSKERVATVRFNRNGSLVACQVAGKTADIYRVLDESEAIRKAKRRMHRKKEKASAKSMIAKGNGTVIDPLPASDLQNPAVIVTDVFKLLQVLRASKKICSISFSPGSPPRGCLATLSLSLNNNTLETYSVDSEKVSKMYSIEMHGHRSDIRSVSLNSEDNLLMSTSHNAVKIWNPSTGDCLRTIESGYGLCSAFVGNRFALVGTKSGTLEIIDIASGSLTEVIEAHAGSIRSIVPIPDEDGTAGARGFVTGSADHDVKFWEYQQVQKSDNDSKQLTVTNMRTLKMTEDVLAVSISPLGKHIAVALLDCNVKVYHMDTLKHFLNLYGHKLPVLCMDISSDGALIVTGSADKNLKIWGMDFGDCHRSIFAHSDSVMDVKFVYRTHYIFSVGKDRTVKYWDADKFELLLTLEGHHAEVWCLTISSRGDFIVTGSHDRSIRRWDRTEEQLFIEEEKEKRLEETFEADLDNDNEYRYGQKDDAPEEGSVGVPGRKTKETVTSADAIMDALDTAEEELKRLNQHKQEEQNNGTAAKFQPNVIMQGQSPSDYVLNVVSSIRPNDLEQALLALPFSDALKLMSYLKEWSMVPSKVELVCRVCLVLLQTHHNQLTTTPAARSVLTELKDILYSRVKECKDTIGFNLAAMDHIKELLAMRSDAPFRDAKTKLMEIRQELSKRSDRPDGNEKSKKKKKKSSGES, from the exons ATGGTGAAGGCCTACCTACGCTACGAGCCGGCCCTCACCTTCGGGGTGATTGCCTCGCCGGAGTCTAACGTCTGCTACGACCCCTCCGGCCGCctactcctcgccgccgccctcgaccgcctcgccgcctgGGACCTCAAGCGCGGTCTCCCCTCTGTCTCCTTCGCACCCTCGTCCTCGTCCCCCTCGCTCGCCGTCTCCTGCatcgcctcctccccctccgccgccgtctcctccttG ATTGCGAGCGGGCACGCGGATGGGAGCATCAGGCTGTGGGACGCGGAAACAGGCGCCTGCGAGGCAACCCTCCACGGCCACCGTTCAGCTGCCTCCGCCCTCCGCTTTGCGCCCTCTGGTGCTGTTCTCGCCTCGGGCAGCAAAGACTGCGATGTCATCCTCTGGGACGTCGTTGCTCAGGATGGGCTCTTCCGCTTGCGTGGCCACCGTGATCAG GTCACCGATTTGGTGTTCCTGGATTCTGGTAAGAAGCTGGTGAGCTGCTCCAAGGACAAGTTTATCAGGGTTTGGGACCTTGAAACACAGCACTGTCTCCAAATTGTTGGTGGTCACCGCAGTGAGATTTGGTCTATGGATGTGGATCCTAGCGAGAGATTTTTAGTGTCTGGGTCTGCTGATCCAGAGATGCGGGTGTTTAGAATCCGGCAATCAGTGCAGGAGGGTGAGGATTGGAGCAAGTGGGATGTGTTGAAGCTGTTTGGGGAGATTCTGAGGCAGAGCAAGGAACGAGTGGCAACCGTTAGGTTCAATAGGAATGGTAGTCTTGTGGCATGCCAGGTGGCTGGGAAGACAGCAGATATTTATAGGGTTCTTGATGAAAGTGAAGCTATACGGAAGGCCAAAAGGCGGATGCATAGGAAGAAGGAAAAAGCATCGGCGAAATCCATGATTGCTAAAGGGAATGGCACTGTCATTGATCCTTTACCAGCTTCAGACTTGCAAAATCCTGCTGTTATTGTCACTGATGTATTTAAGCTCCTACAAGTTTTGCGGGCTAGCAAGAAAATATGTTCGATTTCATTTTCTCCAGGCAGTCCACCAAGAGGCTGCCTTGCCACCTTGTCTCTATCTCTCAACAATAACACGCTCGAGACATATTCGGTGGATAGTGAGAAGGTCTCAAAGATGTACTCAATTGAGATGCACGGACACCGTTCTGACATTAGGAGTGTCTCCCTTAATTCAGAGGACAACCTCCTGATGTCGACTAGCCACAATGCTGTCAAGATCTGGAATCCTAGTACAGGGGACTGCCTTCGGACCATTGAATCTGGGTATGGGCTATGCAGTGCTTTTGTCGGAAATCGGTTTGCTCTTGTTGGTACAAAAAGTGGTACTTTGGAGATTATTGATATTGCTAGTGGGAGCTTAACTGAGGTCATAGAAGCACATGCTGGTTCCATACGATCAATTGTACCAATTCCAGATGAAGATGGCACTGCCGGTGCACGGGGATTTGTCACTGGGAGTGCCGATCATGATGTCAAGTTCTGGGAATACCAACAGGTGCAGAAGTCTGATAAT GACTCTAAGCAGTTGACTGTAACTAACATGAGGACCTTGAAAATGACCGAAGACGTCCTTGCTGTCTCAATCAGTCCACTAGGAAAGCATATTGCTGTTGCTCTCTTGGATTGCAATGTCAAG GTATACCACATGGACACACTGAAACATTTTCTGAACCTTTATGGGCACAAACTTCCAGTTCTGTGTATGGACATATCATCTGATGGGGCTTTGATAGTTACTGGCTCCGCAGACAAAAATTTGAAGATTTGGGGTATGGATTTTGGGGACTGCCACAGGTCCATATTTGCTCATTCAGACAG CGTGATGGATGTTAAGTTCGTGTACAGAACTCATTATATCTTCAGTGTGGGGAAAGATCGCACTGTGAAGTACTGGGATGCTGATAAATTTGAGTTGTTGTTGACACTTGAAGGACATCATGCTGAAGTTTGGTGTCTCACAATCAGCAGTCGTGGTGACTTTATTGTAACAGGTTCCCATGATCGCTCTATCCGGCGTTGGGACCGTACTGAAGAACAACTGTTCATTGAG GAAGAGAAGGAGAAAAGATTGGAAGAAACCTTCGAGGCTGATTTAGACAATGATAATGAGTATAGATATGGGCAGAAAGATGATGCTCCTGAAGAAGGTTCCGTTGGCGTTCCTGGTAGGAAAACAAAAGAGACAGTTACTTCTGCTGATGCAATTATGGATGCACTTGACACTGCTGAGGAAGAACTAAAACGCCTTAATCAGCATAAACAG GAAGAGCAAAATAATGGGACGGCAGCTAAATTTCAACCTAATGTTATAATGCAAGGGCAATCACCCTCAGATTATGTTCTAAATGTAGTTTCAAGTATCCGCCCAAATGATCTGGAACAGGCCCTCCTG GCATTACCATTCTCAGATGCACTAAAGCTCATGTCTTACTTGAAGGAGTGGTCTATGGTTCCTTCAAAG GTTGAGCTTGTCTGTAGGGTTTGCTTAGTGCTCCTTCAGACACATCATAACCAATTGACTACTACACCAGCTGCAAGATCCGTATTGACAGAGCTGAAGGATATTCTGTACTCAAGAGTAAAG GAATGCAAGGATACTATAGGCTTCAACCTTGCCGCAATGGATCATATAAAA GAATTGTTGGCAATGAGATCAGATGCACCTTTCCGTGACGCGAAAACAAAACTCATGGAGATCAGGCAGGAGCTGTCGAAACGGTCAGATAGGCCTGACGGGAATGAGAAAagtaaaaagaagaaaaagaaatcatcAGGAGAAAGTTGA
- the LOC120647281 gene encoding probable acetyltransferase NATA1-like, with amino-acid sequence MAAPANSTTFPGDVWAELRLADARDVPHIHSLIHQMAEFELLTDLFAATEELLTSTLFPSPTPPPFTSFTALILDLSPSPVVPDSTSTIASRRFDLSASPLADPEAAAFASPRGGGRVTAGFVICFPNYSTFLSKPGLYVEDIFVRAPWRRRGLGRMMLSAVAGRAAEIGMGRVEWCVLDWNKNAIDFYEGMGADVLPQWRICRLTGAALDKYKGNQEEAADGKAAA; translated from the coding sequence atggcggcgccggccaaCTCCACCACCTTCCCCGGCGACGTGTGGGCGGAGCTCCGCCTGGCGGACGCCCGCGACGTGCCCCACATCCACAGCCTCATCCACCAGATGGCCGAGTTCGAGCTCCTCACCGACCTTTTCGCCGCCACCGAGGAGCTCCTCACCTCCACACTCTTcccctcgccgacgccgcctcccTTCACCTCCTTCACGGCCCTCATCCTCGATCTCTCTCCGTCCCCCGTAGTCCCGGACTCGACTTCCACTATCGCCTCTCGCCGCTTCGACCTCTCCGCGTCCCCGCTCGCGGACCCGGAGGCGGCCGCCTTCGcctcgccgcgcggcggcggtcgcgtcACGGCGGGGTTCGTGATCTGCTTCCCCAACTACTCCACCTTCCTCTCCAAACCCGGGCTGTACGTGGAGGACATCTTCGTGCGCGCCCCCTGGCGGCGCCGCGGGCTCGGCCGAATGATGctctccgccgtcgccggcaggGCGGCGGAGATCGGGATGGGGCGGGTGGAGTGGTGCGTCCTAGACTGGAACAAGAACGCCATCGACTTCTACGAGGGGATGGGCGCCGATGTGCTCCCGCAGTGGCGCATCTGCCGGCTCACCGGCGCGGCGCTGGATAAGTACAAGGGCAACCAGGAGGAGGCCGCTGACGGGAAAGCTGCCGCATAG